One Gossypium hirsutum isolate 1008001.06 chromosome A08, Gossypium_hirsutum_v2.1, whole genome shotgun sequence genomic window, TGATATTGGAGAGAAAGAAACAAGAGACACTTTAAATGGCATCAAGCTAGTGAAATGATCATTGTAAATAGTATTAGAGATATAGTGAGAAAGAAGATTATGGGGAAAAATATAAATAGGGACAGTAAACATGTGATTTTGTATTGATTAGAGAATAATTGAGTGATCTACTATTTAACCGCTACTGTTTTTGTTTGTAGCAACTCATTGTTTCTTTTGGATAATATAAAGAAATACTTATCCACAAAATTCGACCTAATAAGGTTACACAAATGGAGAAGTTATAGCCCCGATTTGTGTAACAAAATCAATTTATGTATGCTTTTGCTGGGTGCATTGCCTTTCTCTTAGCTTGTAGCATGACAATTTTTGCCtatcttattaaaaattttattgccgAAAAAAGAATTAATGTATATAATATTTCATCAAATCCAATTTATAAAAATCCATTCTAAAAACaatatttatgcaatattaaattttggtttgaaTTGATTAGGTTTGCTGCAATTGACTTGGATTTCATGCTGCTAATTGCCTGTGCTGCTCTTGTCAAGTCATGCATGCTGTAGTGTGCTGTTTTACTTGATATAATTTGAAGTTTGATCGAGGAAAAAAAAATCCTCAACGTAAGGGAACTGTTTGTTTTTCGTCTGGACGAATAACGACGAAAGGGGAGTGTATAATATATAGTAAAAAGTTTTGAAATGAAAGGCATTTTTCTAGATGGGTCCGGCACTCAAACCTAGGTTTTAATTTGAGTGAAGCTGAAAGAAAAAACCCTAAATGCTTGAACCAGGAACCTAATTCAAAACCCTAGTGAGAGAAATCCCATCAAAATTTCCCTACCAAGCTTGTAATTTAGACATCAAAGTtgtatttagttaaaaaaatccAATTGCTTATCACCAAACCATTCACTTGGGTGTTCAAATTAGCCTAAAAGGAAAATGTACATTGCAAATTTGATATCTATAACAtctatttgaagcaagagattttTCCATATTCAACCAAATTTACATGAATTGGGGCAAAGCCTGATTGATCGCTTTTTTGTCCACTGTTTTTATTGTTCCGTTTTAATTCTTCTGTAAAAAGAAATTAGGGTTTCCTGTGGAAATTCAGAAACGATACAAATTGGGAAATAGCTGACAATTATAGAATTCAATAAGCAAGCTCCATTTCTACTAATAATTAATTTCACATGAAAATATTTCAAGTTTGAAACTTCACTTAAACATGACGACTGTGCAAAAGATCACATAAGAAAGAACATCTTACAGAATCCATCTTGCGGGCCTTCCATCTTTGAACTTTGAAGTATATATTAGGCATAAAAATAACccccttttccttcttctttatgTAAGTAATGATTCTTCTTATTTCGTGTGCTTTCTAAAGAATATATCCACAACTGCTGTACATTGAGAAACTTCTTTATTATAAGTATTTAATATAGAATATATAGTGATATATATACTAGGGATCATGACCTAATCGAAGCTCCAAGTCTAATTCATCTTCTTTATCATTATATCCATCAGCCTTCTTGTTTTCATGATCATCTTCGCCAAACGGATTCCGATGCTTTGAATTGTCTACAAACAGTTGAGCCGTGTGCGGGGGTAGCCTAAAACCCCAACCTGAAACTGGAAGAAAAGCTTGATAACTTACATGTACCTCAGGAGCAATGGAGTAATGCGGCTGATAGCTTTGGATTGGCGGATAGGAATAAGGTCTAAAACTTGGGTAATTCTTATCATCAGCTTTGTTGCCTGAAAGTGAAACTATAGGAACCGAGCTAGGCCTGCTCTTGACTCTATCTTTCCTGTGGATGTTCATATGCCCACCTAAGGCTTGTGCTGTGGAAAACCCTCT contains:
- the LOC107952431 gene encoding transcriptional regulator SUPERMAN; amino-acid sequence: MEANHLEDSKSSSEETDKSEQSIDDMRTGRRSYECVFCKRGFSTAQALGGHMNIHRKDRVKSRPSSVPIVSLSGNKADDKNYPSFRPYSYPPIQSYQPHYSIAPEVHVSYQAFLPVSGWGFRLPPHTAQLFVDNSKHRNPFGEDDHENKKADGYNDKEDELDLELRLGHDP